In Brachypodium distachyon strain Bd21 chromosome 2, Brachypodium_distachyon_v3.0, whole genome shotgun sequence, one genomic interval encodes:
- the LOC100830191 gene encoding ammonium transporter 3 member 1 produces MATADFYNMSVAYNPSGIAVPQWLNKGDNAWQMIAATLVGMQSVPGLVILYGSIVKKKWAVNSAFMALYAFAAVWLCWVTWAYNMSFGHKLLPFWGKARPALGQSFLIAQAVLPESTQFYKGGEIVETAWINPLYPMASMVYFQCVFAAITLILLAGSLLGRMNIKAWMLFVPLWLTFSYTIGAFSLWGGGFLFHWGVIDYSGGYVIHLSSGVAGFTAAYWVGPRSTKDRERFPPNNVLLMLTGAGILWMGWAGFNGGDPYSANTDSSLAVLNTNICAATSLLVWTCLDVIFFKKPSVIGAVQGMITGLVCITPGAGLVQGWAAIVMGILSGSIPWFTMMVVHKRSRLLQKVDDTLGVFHTHAVAGFLGGATTGLFAEPVLCGMFVPVTNSRGAFYGGVGGMQFVKQVVGALFIICWNVVVTSIVCLVVRLIVPLRMPEEELAIGDDAVHGEEAYALWGDGEKYDSSKHGWYSDIETTQRKKAPSGVTQNV; encoded by the coding sequence TGGCAGATGATCGCGGCCACGCTGGTGGGCATGCAGAGCGTGCCGGGCCTGGTGATCCTGTACGGGAGCATCGTCAAGAAGAAATGGGCCGTGAACTCGGCCTTCATGGCGCTCTacgccttcgccgccgtgTGGCTCTGCTGGGTCACCTGGGCATACAACATGTCCTTCGGCCACAAGCTGCTCCCCTTCTGGGGCAAGGCCCGGCCGGCCCTGGGGCAGAGCTTCCTCATCGCCCAGGCCGTGCTGCCGGAGAGCACGCAGTTCTACAAGGGCGGCGAGATCGTCGAAACGGCCTGGATCAACCCGTTGTACCCAATGGCATCCATGGTCTACTTCCAGTGCGTGTTCGCCGCCATCACGCTCATCCTGCTCGCCGGCTCGCTGCTGGGCCGCATGAACATCAAGGCCTGGATGCTCTTCGTCCCGCTCTGGCTCACCTTCTCCTACACCATCGGCGCCTTCTCGCTCTGGGGCGGCGGCTTCCTCTTCCACTGGGGCGTCATCGATTACTCCGGCGGCTACGTCATCCATCTCTCCTCCGGGGTGGCCGGGTTCACCGCCGCGTACTGGGTCGGGCCCAGGTCCACCAAGGACAGGGAGAGGTTCCCGCCCAACAACGTGCTGCTCATGCTCACCGGGGCCGGGATTCTTTGGATGGGCTGGGCCGGTTTCAACGGCGGAGACCCTTACTCCGCGAACACCGACTCTTCCCTCGCCGTGCTCAACACCAACATCTGCGCCGCGACCAGCCTCCTGGTCTGGACCTGCCTCGACGTCATCTTCTTCAAGAAGCCCTCCGTGATCGGCGCCGTCCAGGGCATGATCACCGGCCTCGTGTGCATCACCCCCGGCGCGGGCCTGGTCCAGGGCTGGGCGGCGATCGTGATGGGCATCCTGTCCGGCAGCATCCCGTGGTTCACGATGATGGTCGTGCACAAGCGCTCCAGGCTGCTGCAGAAGGTGGACGACACACTGGGCGTGTTCCACACTCACGCCGTGGCCGGGTTCTTGGGCGGCGCCACGACGGGGCTCTTCGCGGAGCCGGTGCTGTGCGGCATGTTCGTGCCCGTGACCAACTCCCGGGGCGCCTTCTACGGCGGCGTCGGAGGGATGCAGTTCGTGAAGCAGGTTGTGGGCGCGCTCTTCATCATCTGCTGGAACGTGGTGGTCACCAGCATCGTCTGCCTCGTGGTCCGCCTCATCGTGCCGCTGCGGAtgcccgaggaggagctcgccatcGGGGACGACGCAGTGCACGGCGAGGAGGCCTACGCGCTCTGGGGCGACGGAGAGAAGTACGACTCCTCCAAGCACGGGTGGTACTCTGACATCGAGACCACTCAGCGCAAGAAGGCGCCCAGCGGCGTCACGCAGAACGTCTAA
- the LOC100829888 gene encoding embryogenesis-associated protein EMB8: MEAVAGDETVGELLRAAAALVPAEHYAIAALVAFSVFAYRFLELHVIGDLLRGLRGGRVELVFHPASEIYHCVASKCRSLHGRYLATPWLASPHLQTLFLGISGRPPSFTYKRQLYTVRDGGTVALDWLLANLEDGIISQDASTPLVVVVPGLTSDSDAAYVKHLVHSMARKGWNVVVSNHRGLGGVSITSDYFYNGGWTEDVREIVNYLHQKYPEAPMFCVGTSIGANILVKYLGEEGENTPVAGAASICSPWDLVVCDRFISRKLVQRLYDKALAFGLKGYAELHQPIMARLANWEGIKKSRSIREFDHHATCVVAKYETVDTYYRRCSSASYVGNVSVPLLCVSALDDPLCTREAIPWDECRANKNIVLATTPNGGHLAFFQGLTAGRLWWVGAVSEFLCALHDSSCMHRQKAGDHVLQSSLESSIDKSPYVSIMGDGMVAPVTNDGSDNDEPPSNQIDNGLKLNNGVNDSQQDEKDHKSCISVDETPAKTPAGSAKQQGEEHYANKIHDAIDPVRRSINQLSRYQGKSVGLLAYIAFVTSWPLLGSLALIVFRKKFRKPLSAKL; encoded by the exons ATggaggccgtcgccggcgatGAGACGGTCGGCGAGCTATtgcgcgccgcggcggcgctggtgccCGCTGAGCACTACGCCATCGCGGCCCTTGTTGCCTTTTCGGTCTTCGCGTACCGCTTCCTGGAGCTCCACGTCATCGGCGAcctcctccgcggcctccGTGGCGGCCGCGTCGAGCTCGTCTTCCACCCCGCTTCCGAGATCTACCACTGCGTCGCCTCCAAGTGCCGCTCCCTCCATGGCAG GTACCTGGCGACGCCCTGGCTTGCAAGCCCGCATCTGCAGACATTGTTCCTGGGGATTTCTGGGAGGCCACCTTCATTCACCTACAAGAG GCAGTTGTACACAGTTCGTGATGGTGGAACAGTTGCTTTGGATTGGCTGCTGGCTAATTTGGAGG ATGGGATCATTTCTCAAGATGCTTCAACACCCCTTGTAGTTGTGGTCCCTGGATTAACTAGCGATTCTGATGCTGCT TATGTAAAACACTTGGTGCATTCCATGGCGAGAAAAGGGTGGAATGTTGTTGTAAGCAACCACAGGGGTCTTGGTGGTGTGTCCATTACA TCAGATTACTTCTACAATGGTGGATGGACAGAAGATGTCCGAGAAATTGTTAATTATCTCCACCAGAAGTATCCAGAGGCTCCGATGTTCTGTGTTGGTACAAGCATAGGTGCCAATATTCTG GTCAAGTATCTTGGGGAAGAAGGTGAGAATACTCCTGTGGCTGGTGCTGCATCTATTTGTTCTCCATGGGATCTAGTG GTTTGTGACCGATTTATTTCCCGTAAGCTTGTGCAGCGGTTATATGACAAAGCCCTTGCATTTGGTCTAAAGGGCTATGCAGAGCT ACATCAACCTATCATGGCTCGACTTGCAAATTGGGAAGGTATTAAAAAG TCACGCTCTATCCGGGAATTTGACCACCATGCCACTTGTGTTGTTGCAAAATACGAG ACTGTGGATACCTACTACCGTCGGTGCAGTAGTGCTAGTTATGTTGGTAATGTGTCAGTTCCCTTGCTTTGCGTCAGTGCCTTGGATGACCCCCTCTGCACAAGAGAGGCAATCCCTTGGGACGAATGcag AGCCAACAAGAACATTGTTTTGGCAACTACTCCGAATGGTGGCCATCTCGCATTTTTTCAAGGATTAACTGCTGGAAGACTATG GTGGGTCGGAGCTGTGTCTGAGTTCCTCTGTGCGCTGCATGACAGCTCTTGCATGCATCGGCAAAAG GCAGGAGATCATGTTTTGCAGTCGTCGCTGGAGTCGTCCATTGATAAGAGCCCATATGTCAGCATCATGGGAGATGGAATGGTAGCTCCAGTGACAAATGATGGCTCTGATAATGACGAGCCCCCATCTAACCAGATTGATAATGGATTAAAACTGAATAATGGGGTGAACGATTCACAACAAGATGAAAAAGATCATAAAAGCTGCATATCAGTAGATGAAACGCCTGCCAAAACCCCTGCAGGGTCTGCAAAACAGCAAGGAGAGGAACACTACGCTAATAAGATCCATGATGCCATTGATCCCGTTAGGAGATCCATAAACCAACTCTCTCGTTACCAAGGAAAGTCAGTCGGTTTGCTTGCATACATCGCTTTTGTAACATCATGGCCGCTCCTTGGCTCCCTAGCTCTCATCGTGTTTAGGAAAAAGTTCAGGAAACCTTTGTCTGCTAAATTGTAA
- the LOC100830806 gene encoding zinc finger protein STOP1 homolog, translating to MESGMRRSSETSVKALSSMASEASRNTDPGQQGLRFNSTDQSYFARAGQSIPVFPPFFGPQSSSFCLPDGSGAKVGGQFEPNPSLNNPISDWDPQAMLSNLSFLEQKIKQVKDVVQSMSNRGSQVVGGSGELAAKQQLVTADLTCIIIQLISTAGSMLPSMKSPLLSSNPAVRQLSNTLGSPMGFGSIANQRPSINKEQTIPDITKTSDYEELMNTINTTHDGKDDLIKCPNPCVGEGSDPIPFEDHDVKESDDGGEGENLPPGSYVVLQLEKEEILAPHTHFCVICGKGFKRDANLRMHMRGHGDEYKTPAALAKPMKDSSSDHTPVTRYSCPFVGCKRNKEHRKFQPLKTILCVKNHYKRSHCDKSYTCSRCNTKKFSVIADLKTHEKHCGRDKWLCSCGTTFSRKDKLFGHVALFQGHTPALPMDDIKGTCVSDQPEGSEVMDDMVGSTGYNFPGSASDGIPNLDMKVADDVRGYFSPLSFDPCFGALDDFTRPGFDISENPFSFLPSGPGSCSFGQPSGDS from the coding sequence ATGGAAAGTGGCATGAGAAGAAGTTCAGAAACTTCAGTGAAAGCTTTATCATCAATGGCAAGTGAGGCATCCAGGAATACCGATCCTGGCCAACAGGGTTTACGTTTCAACTCCACCGACCAGTCCTACTTTGCAAGAGCTGGCCAATCAATCCCTGTATTCCCTCCATTCTTTGGTCCTCAGTCTTCCAGTTTCTGTCTTCCTGATGGCAGTGGCGCTAAAGTGGGCGGTCAGTTTGAACCGAATCCTTCACTGAACAATCCTATATCCGATTGGGATCCGCAGGCAATGCTGAGCAACCTATCCTTCCTTGAGCAGAAGATCAAGCAGGTAAAAGATGTTGTGCAGTCCATGAGTAATCGAGGAAGCCAAGTTGTCGGTGGTTCCGGCGAGCTTGCAGCAAAGCAGCAGCTCGTCACTGCTGATCTCACTTGTATCATAATTCAGCTTATCTCAACAGCTGGTTCCATGCTTCCTTCCATGAAGAGCCCACTCCTTAGCAGCAATCCAGCTGTCAGGCAACTTAGCAACACGCTTGGTTCTCCTATGGGCTTTGGCTCGATTGCTAATCAGCGACCAAGCATAAACAAGGAGCAGACAATTCCTGACATTACCAAGACCTCTGACTACGAGGAGCTGATGAATACCATTAACACTACTCATGATGGAAAGGATGATCTGATCAAATGCCCAAATCCTTGTGTCGGGGAAGGATCTGACCCAATTCCATTCGAAGACCATGACGTGAAGGAGAGCGATGATGGTGGTGAGGGAGAGAACCTCCCCCCTGGTTCTTATGTGGTCTTGCAATTGGAAAAGGAGGAGATTTTAGCGCCACACACTCATTTCTGTGTGATATGTGGCAAGGGTTTCAAGAGAGATGCGAACCTAAGGATGCACATGAGGGGCCATGGCGATGAGTACAAGACACCTGCTGCTCTTGCCAAACCAATGAAAGATTCCAGCTCAGATCATACACCAGTTACAAGGTACTCGTGCCCATTTGTCGGATGCAAGCGGAACAAAGAACACAGGAAGTTCCAGCCTCTTAAGACGATCTTGTGTGTGAAGAACCACTACAAGAGAAGCCACTGCGACAAGAGCTATACCTGCAGCCGATGCAACACCAAGAAGTTCTCGGTCATCGCGGACTTAAAGACTCATGAGAAGCACTGTGGGCGCGACAAATGGCTCTGTTCATGTGGAACAACCTTCTCAAGAAAGGACAAGCTGTTCGGGCATGTTGCCCTCTTCCAAGGGCACACACCTGCTCTTCCAATGGATGATATCAAAGGAACATGTGTGTCAGATCAGCCTGAGGGGAGCGAGGTGATGGATGACATGGTGGGGAGCACAGGATATAACTTCCCAGGCAGCGCATCCGATGGTATCCCTAATCTCGACATGAAAGTTGCTGACGATGTACGTGGTTATTTCTCGCCGTTGAGCTTCGATCCGTGCTTCGGCGCACTCGATGACTTCACTCGCCCTGGATTTGACATATCCGAGAAtcccttctccttcttgcCCTCAGGACCAGGGTCGTGCAGCTTCGGGCAACCTAGCGGCGACAGCTGA
- the LOC100830498 gene encoding bifunctional aspartate aminotransferase and glutamate/aspartate-prephenate aminotransferase — MAAAPATSSAPSFSTPTRPASDPSSVRFTRAWGKGATAARARRMSAVRAEAVDASISPTVSALRPSKTMAITDQATALRQAGVPVIGLAAGEPDFDTPASIAEAGMNAIRDGYTRYTPNAGTLELRKAICNKLQEENGISYSPDQVLVSNGAKQCITQAVLAVCSPGDEVLIPAPYWVSYPEMATLAGAAPVILPTNISENFLLSPEILAEKISEKSRLLILCSPSNPTGSVYPKDLLEKIADIVKKHPRLLVLSDEIYEHIIYQPATHTSFASLPGMWERTLTVNGFSKAFAMTGWRLGYLAAPKHFVAACGKIQSQFTSGASSISQKAGLAALNLGYAGGEAVSTMVKAFQERRDYLVNGFKEIPGVKISEPKGAFYLFIDFSSYYGSEVEGFGTISDSESLCIFLLEKAQVALVPGDAFGDDTCVRISYAAALSTLQTAMVKIKEAVALIKPRVAA, encoded by the exons atggccgccgcccccgccaccTCTTCCGCCCCGTCCTTCTCCACCCCCACCAGACCGGCCTCCGATCCCAGCTCCGTCCGCTTCACCAG GGCGTGGGGGAagggggcgacggcggcgagggccaGGAGGATGTCGGCGGtgagggcggaggcggtggacgCGTCCATCAGCCCGACTGTGAGCGCGCTGCGCCCGTCCAAGACCATGGCGATCACAGACCAGGCCACGGCGCTGCGGCAGGCTGGCGTGCCGGTCATCGGCCTCGCCGCAGGGGAGCCCGACTTCGACACGCCGGCCTCGATTGCCGAG GCTGGGATGAATGCAATCAGGGATGGCTACACAAGGTACACTCCTAATGCTGGGACTTTGGAGCTAAGAAAGGCTATCTGTAACAAACTCCAGG AGGAGAATGGGATATCCTACAGCCCAGATCAGGTGCTAGTGAGCAATGGAGCTAAGCAGTGCATCACGCAAGCCGTGCTTGCTGTTTGCTCACCTGGTGATGAG GTTTTGATACCAGCACCTTACTGGGTCAGTTATCCTGAGATGGCTACATTGGCTGGTGCAGCTCCAGTGATCCTTCCTACAAACATATCAGAGAATTTCTTGTTAAGCCCAGAAATACTTGCTGAGAAGATCAGCGAGAAATCGAGGCTTTTGATTCTCTGTTCTCCATCTAATCCAACAGGGTCGGTATATCCTAAGGATTTGCTTGAAAAAATAGCCGATATAGTCAAGAAGCATCCTAGACTGCTG GTTTTATCTGACGAGATCTATGAGCATATTATCTATCAGCCTGCAACACATACAAGCTTTGCCTCATTGCCTGGAATGTGGGAAAGAACATTAACTGTAAATGGTTTTTCCAAG GCTTTTGCAATGACGGGCTGGCGACTCGGCTACCTTGCAGCCCCTAAACATTTTGTTGCAGCATGTGGAAAGATCCAAAGCCAG TTCACCTCAGGTGCGAGTAGCATATCACAGAAAGCAGGGCTTGCAGCTTTAAACCTTGGGTATGCTGGTGGCGAAGCAGTATCAACTATGGTCAAAGCATTCCAGGAACGCAGGGATTACCTTGTCAATGGCTTCAAGGAAATTCCAGGTGTGAAAATATCAGAGCCTAAG GGTGCCTTCTATTTATTCATTGACTTCAGCTCCTACTATGGATCTGAGGTAGAAGGTTTTGGTACTATCAGTGACTCTGAGTCCCTCTGCATTTTTCTCTTAGAGAAAGCACAG GTCGCGCTTGTCCCAGGGGATGCATTCGGGGACGACACATGTGTCCGCATTTCATATGCTGCAGCGCTATCCACGTTACAAACTGCTATGGTGAAAATCAAAGAAGCGGTCGCTTTAATCAAACCCCGTGTCGCTGCCTAG
- the LOC100831113 gene encoding uncharacterized protein LOC100831113 — protein MSLACLVCHGMSSPSHSFRSYSVSSSEEENRCGAAVACLSRKIMAAGTANRVGTSKVTPVMATGQGGIEGAPRLQRSRAVSRDLVRDWNFDETVVGN, from the coding sequence ATGAGTCTAGCTTGTCTAGTATGCCATGGCATGAGCAGCCCCTCACATTCCTTCAGAAGCTACTCAGTCTCAAGCTCCGAGGAGGAGAACAGGTGCGGAGCTGCTGTTGCCTGCCTGTCGCGGAAAATTATGGCCGCAGGAACTGCTAACCGTGTGGGAACGTCAAAGGTGACCCCTGTAATGGCTACTGGCCAAGGAGGCATTGAAGGTGCTCCACGCCTCCAAAGGAGCCGAGCTGTTTCAAGGGATCTTGTCAGAGACTGGAACTTTGACGAGACTGTCGTTGGGAACTAG
- the LOC100831418 gene encoding protein NRT1/ PTR FAMILY 5.10 — protein sequence MDTNTQGLLLPRSDGAVPGVVDFRGGPAPRASTGRWSAAMFVLGVEIAERFAYHGVSANLISYLTGPLGESTAGAAAAINAWSGVATMLPLLVACVADAWLGRYRTIVLASLLFVVSMGMLTLSSALPAFHSDGCSSFTSKSLACSPSPVQVTIFYISLYLVALAEAGHKPCAQAFGADQFDQHHPKESVSRSSFFNWWYFGMCSGTAATTMVSSYIQDNIGWGLGFGIPCLVMVFALAMFLLGTRRYRYYTSTRSSPFARLARALIALIRGSKSSQSDNALASEDDEFNTEHREEVRGLLRLFPIWATCIIYAVIFSQSSTFFTKQAATLDRRIGQSFKVPPAALQTFISVTIITFIPVYDRLFVPVARRFTRLSSGITMLQRIGTGLVLAMVAMAVAALVEMKRLGVARDAGLVDEPKAALPMSLWWMVPQYVLFGLSDVFAMIGLQEFFYDQVPDALRSLGLAFFLSIFGVGHFLSSFLISAIDGATKKSGASWFSNNLNRAHLDYFYWLLAGLCAVELLAFLIVSRVYVYKKRVAHHDDGAAAVM from the exons ATGGACACCAACACCCAAGGCCTCCTCCTGCCCCGGTCCGATGGCGCCGTCCCCGGCGTCGTGGACTTCCGCGGCggccccgcgcctcgcgccTCCACCGGCCGCTGGTCCGCCGCAATGTTTGTCCTCG GTGTGGAGATCGCGGAGAGGTTCGCGTACCACGGGGTGTCGGCGAACCTGATCAGCTACCTGACGGGCCCGCTGGGGGAGTCCACGGCGGGGGCCGCCGCGGCGATCAACGCCTGGAGCGGCGTCGCCACgatgctgccgctgctcgtGGCGTGCGTCGCCGACGCATGGCTCGGGAGGTACCGCACCATCGTgctcgcctccctcctcttcgTCGTG AGCATGGGCATGTTAACCCTCTCCTCGGCGCTGCCGGCGTTCCACTCCGAcggctgcagcagcttcaCCTCCAAGTCGCTCGCTTGCTCCCCTTCCCCGGTGCAAGTCACCATCTTCTACATCTCCCTGTACCTGGTGGCGCTGGCGGAGGCCGGGCACAAGCCCTGCGCGCAGGCGTTCGGCGCGGACCAGTTCGACCAGCACCACCCCAAGGAGTCCGTCTCCAGGAGCTCCTTCTTCAACTGGTGGTACTTCGGCATGTgctccggcaccgccgccaccaccatggTGTCCAGCTACATCCAGGACAACATCGGCTGGGGCCTCGGCTTCGGCATCCCCTGCCTCGTCATGGTCTTCGCTCTCGCCATGTTCTTGCTCGGCACGCGGAGGTACCGCTACTACACTTCCACCCGGTCCAGCCCCTTCGCTCGCCTCGCCAGAGCGCTCATTGCGCTCATCAGAGGCTCCAAATCGAGCCAATCTGACAA CGCTCTTGCCAGTGAGGATGATGAGTTCAACACCGAGCACCGCGAGGAAGTGAGAGGCCTGCTGCGGCTGTTCCCCATCTGGGCGACGTGCATCATCTACGCCGTCATCTTCTCCCAATCTTCGACGTTCTTCACGAAGCAGGCGGCGACGCTGGACCGGCGGATCGGCCAGAGCTTCAAggtgccgccggcggcgctgcagaCGTTCATCAGCGTGACCATCATCACCTTCATCCCGGTGTACGACCGGCTCTTCGTGCCCGTGGCGCGGCGGTTCACGCGCCTGTCCTCGGGGATCACCATGCTGCAGCGGATCGGCACGGGGCTGGTGCTGGCGATGGTGGCCatggccgtggcggcgctcgtggagatgaagcggctcggCGTGGCGAGGGACGCCGGCCTCGTGGACGAACCCAAGGCGGCGCTGCCGATGAGCCTGTGGTGGATGGTGCCGCAGTACGTGCTGTTCGGGCTCTCCGACGTGTTCGCCATGATCGGGCTGCAGGAGTTCTTCTACGACCAGGTCCCCGACGCGCTCCGCAGCCTCggcctcgccttcttcctcagcaTCTTCGGCGTGGGGCACTTcctcagcagcttcctcatATCCGCCATCGACGGCGCCACCAAGAAGAGCGGGGCCAGCTGGTTCTCCAACAACCTCAACCGCGCGCACCTCGACTACTTCTACTGGCTCCTCGCCGGGCTCTGCGCCGTGGAGCTCCTCGCGTTCCTCATCGTTTCGCGCGTTTATGTGTACAAGAAGAGGGTGGCGCATCATGACGacggtgctgctgctgtcatGTAG
- the LOC106866091 gene encoding protein NRT1/ PTR FAMILY 5.10 has translation MYLLLQMEPINAVHRLLPRVGTWHAVSACNQLYPSRSACTQSCPSFLHKALAFRVMLHRSLLTPNPGHHFGDITMGDTVSGAADYRGQPASRAATGGWKSSIFVMAMEIAERFAYKGVASNLIQYLTGPLGQPMARAAASIDAWKGVSQMLPLPLACIADAWLGRYRAIVLASILFILSMGTLSLSSAVRIFGAGGHVAVFYVALYLVALGEGAHKPCAQAFAADQFDDKDPKESVARSSFFNWWYLGMCSGTAVTIMVSSYVQDNVGWGLGFGIPCIVIAVSLAVFLLGTRSYRYYTTKEPSPVARVGKAFFTLIKSWRSKHRTNPASSAKVEGGDSAEDLVEEVKSVFRLLPIWASCIIYAIIFSQTSTFFTKQAATLDRRIGPSFKVPPAALQTFISISIVVFIPVYDRLFVPLARRYTGRPSGITMLQRVGVGLALSLAAVVLSALVEMKRLRVASAAGLVNTPKTQLPMTLWWMVPQYILIGVSDVFAMIGLQEFFYDQVPDAVRSLGLALFLSIFGVGHLLSSFLISVIDGATKKNGASWFSNNLNKAHLDYFYWLLAGLCAVELVAFLFFSRLYVYKKKAGDGDYRGDDPDAIVV, from the exons ATGTATCTGCTGTTACAAATGGAACCCATTAATGCTGTCCATCGATTATTGCCTCGGGTTGGCACTTGGCACGCTGTTTCCGCCTGCAATCAGCTGTACCCGTCTCGATCGGCTTGCACGCAATCCTGCCCATCCTTCCTACATAAAGCCCTGGCCTTCCGTGTCATGCTTCACCGGAGCCTGTTGACACCCAACCCCGGCCACCACTTTGGAGACATCACCATGGGGGACACTGTCTCTGGCGCCGCCGACTACCGCGGCCAGCCCGCCTCCCGTGCCGCCACCGGCGGCTGGAAGTCTTCGATTTTCGTCATGG CAATGGAGATTGCGGAGAGGTTCGCGTACAAGGGCGTGGCGTCGAACCTGATCCAGTACCTGACGGGGCCGCTGGGGCAGCCgatggcgcgcgcggcggcgtccatcGACGCGTGGAAGGGCGTCTCCCAgatgctgccgctgccgctcgccTGCATCGCCGACGCCTGGCTCGGCCGCTACCGCGCCATCGTcctcgcctccatcctcttcatcCTG AGCATGGGCACGTTGTCTCTGTCGTCGGCGGTCCGCATCTTCGGGGCCGGCGGGCACGTCGCCGTCTTCTACGTGGCGCTGTACCTGGTGGCGCTGGGCGAGGGCGCGCACAAGCCGTGCGCGCAGGCGTTCGCCGCCGACCAGTTCGACGACAAGGACCCCAAGGAGTCCGTGGCGCGGAGCTCCTTCTTCAACTGGTGGTACCTGGGCATGTGCTCCGGCACCGCCGTCACCATCATGGTCTCCAGCTACGTCCAGGACAACGTCGGCTGGGGCCTCGGCTTCGGCATCCCCTGCATCGTCATCGCCGTctccctcgccgtcttcctcctgggCACCCGCTCCTACCGCTACTACACCACCAAGGAGCCCAGCCCCGTCGCCCGCGTCGGCAAGGCGTTCTTCACATTGATCAAGAGCTGGAGATCGAAACATCGCACCAA CCCGGCGAGCAGTGCCAAAGTCGAGGGCGGCGACAGCGCCGAGGATCTCGTCGAGGAAGTGAAGAGCGTCTTCCGCCTGCTGCCAATCTGGGCGTCCTGCATAATCTACGCCATCATCTTCTCCCAGACGTCGACGTTCTTCACCAAGCAGGCGGCGACGCTGGACCGGCGGATCGGGCCCAGCTTCAAGGTGCCGCCCGCGGCGCTGCAGACGTtcatcagcatcagcatcgTCGTCTTCATCCCGGTGTACGACCGGCTCTTCGTCCCTTTGGCCCGGCGCTACACGGGGAGGCCGTCGGGGATCACCATGCTGCAGAGGGTCGGCGTCGGGCTGGCGCTCTCCCtggccgccgtcgtcctcTCTGCTCTCGTCGAGATGAAGCGGCTCCGCGTCGCGTCTGCAGCCGGCCTCGTGAACACCCCGAAGACGCAGCTCCCGATGACGCTGTGGTGGATGGTCCCGCAGTACATCCTCATCGGCGTGTCCGACGTGTTCGCCATGATCGGGCTGCAGGAGTTCTTCTACGACCAGGTGCCCGACGCCGTGCGCAGCCTCGGGCTCGCGCTGTTCCTCAGCATCTTCGGCGTCGGACACCTcctcagcagcttcctcatATCGGTCATCGACGGCGCCACCAAGAAGAACGGGGCCAGCTGGTTCTCCAACAACCTCAACAAGGCGCACCTCGACTACTTCTACTGGCTCCTCGCCGGGCTCTGCGCCGTGGAGCTCGTtgccttcttgttcttctcgCGACTTTATGTCTACAAGAAAAAGGCCGGCGATGGTGATTACAGGGGAGATGATCCTGATGCTATCGTAGTGTGA